A region from the Osmerus eperlanus chromosome 11, fOsmEpe2.1, whole genome shotgun sequence genome encodes:
- the mrm3a gene encoding rRNA methyltransferase 3A, mitochondrial isoform X2 → MGQSVPLSLICDNVRDPGNLGTILRCAAAAGCQDVLLTKGCVDAWEPKVLRSAMGAHFRLPIFPSLDWKDIQKQLPSPVTVHVADNCSGAERAGQEVGDLEVQESKRQLKAGDYGWVSTRPNRKYVRYEDYDSDSEQDSDAELSLPKVDTRLYHERWAQSNTALVIGGETHGLSLEALQLAEKTLGQRLFIPVVPWVDSLNSAMAASILLFEGRRQLLNLTETSEKKVKA, encoded by the exons ATGGGACAGTCTGTCCCACTGTCCCTGATATGTGACAACGTCCGAGACCCTGGGAATCTAGGCACCATCCTccgctgtgctgctgctgctggctgtcaGGACGTTCTCCTCACCAAGG GCTGTGTGGACGCCTGGGAACCTAAGGTTTTACGGTCCGCTATGGGGGCCCATTTCCGCCTCCCCATCTTTCCTAGCTTAGACTGGAAGGACATCCAGAAACAGCTCCCCAGCCCTGTGACTGTACACGTGGCTGACAACTGCAGTGGCGCTGAGAGAGCAGGCCAGGAAGTTGGAGACTTGGAAGTACAGGAATCCAAACGACAGTTAAAAGCGGGGGACTACGGGTGGGTCAGCACCAGACCGAATCGTAAATATGTACGCTACGAGGACTATGACTCAGACTCTGAGCAGGACTCGGATGCAGAACTTTCACTTCCAAAAGTGGACACTAGGCTGTATCACGAGAGGTGGGCTCAGAGCAACACCGCCCTTGTGATTGGTGGAGAGACGCATGGACTCAGTCTGGAAGCTCTGCAATTGGCTGAGAAAACATTGGGCCAAAGGCTTTTCATCCCTGTGGTTCCTTGGGTGGATAGTCTCAACTCGGCGATGGCAGCCAGCATCCTTCTCTTTGAAGGCAGGAGGCAGCTGTTAAACCTAACAGAGACATCTGAAAAGAAAGTTAAAGCTTGA
- the mrm3a gene encoding rRNA methyltransferase 3A, mitochondrial isoform X1: MAAFMRGMSCCILKIEQGAVLRRGNDYIVETKRYVRGLRRKPVQVLYPNSEKAPTSQQRSDEISKLSTSMTVGQKKSFKETNVRSNFKAETSNNSIPIKPSDYTTVSDQVGGLRFEKASPGDKRLARLVSVARSRTYRELQGKILLEGRRLICDALAAGANPQMVFFSSVEKLSELPLDKLKRATLVKVKFEDIKIWSDLVAPQGVIAIFSRPDPSRLVFPRDQMGQSVPLSLICDNVRDPGNLGTILRCAAAAGCQDVLLTKGCVDAWEPKVLRSAMGAHFRLPIFPSLDWKDIQKQLPSPVTVHVADNCSGAERAGQEVGDLEVQESKRQLKAGDYGWVSTRPNRKYVRYEDYDSDSEQDSDAELSLPKVDTRLYHERWAQSNTALVIGGETHGLSLEALQLAEKTLGQRLFIPVVPWVDSLNSAMAASILLFEGRRQLLNLTETSEKKVKA; encoded by the exons ATGGCTGCCTTCATGAGAGGCATGTCATGCTGTATTCTTAAAATTGAACAAGGTGCAGTTTTGAGAAGAGGAAATGATTACATTGTGGAAACAAAGAGATACGTTCGAGGATTAAGAAGAAAACCGGTACAAGTGTTGTATCCAAATAGTGAGAAGGCACCAACATCGCAGCAGAGGTCAGATGAAATTAGCAAACTGTCTACATCTATGACTGTGGGGCAAAAGAAGAGTTTTAAAGAAACCAATGTGCGTAGCAACTTCAAAGCTGAAACATCCAATAATAGCATCCCCATCAAGCCCTCTGATTACACAACAGTTTCAGACCAAGTTGGCGGACTCCGCTTTGAGAAGGCCTCCCCGGGTGATAAAAGGCTGGC GAGGTTGGTGAGCGTTGCTCGCTCCAGGACCTATCGGGAGCTACAGGGTAAGATACTGCTGGAGGGGAGGCGTTTGATTTGTGATGCCTTGGCTGCCGGAGCCAACCCCCAAATGGTTTTCTTCAGCTCTGTGGAGAAACTCAGCGAGCTTCCCTTGGACAAGCTGAAGAGAGCAACCCTGGTCAAAGTCAAATTTGAGGACATCAAGATCTGGTCTGACCTCGTTGCCCCACAGGGCGTTATAG CCATATTTTCCCGCCCAGACCCCTCCCGCCTAGTGTTCCCCAGGGATCAGATGGGACAGTCTGTCCCACTGTCCCTGATATGTGACAACGTCCGAGACCCTGGGAATCTAGGCACCATCCTccgctgtgctgctgctgctggctgtcaGGACGTTCTCCTCACCAAGG GCTGTGTGGACGCCTGGGAACCTAAGGTTTTACGGTCCGCTATGGGGGCCCATTTCCGCCTCCCCATCTTTCCTAGCTTAGACTGGAAGGACATCCAGAAACAGCTCCCCAGCCCTGTGACTGTACACGTGGCTGACAACTGCAGTGGCGCTGAGAGAGCAGGCCAGGAAGTTGGAGACTTGGAAGTACAGGAATCCAAACGACAGTTAAAAGCGGGGGACTACGGGTGGGTCAGCACCAGACCGAATCGTAAATATGTACGCTACGAGGACTATGACTCAGACTCTGAGCAGGACTCGGATGCAGAACTTTCACTTCCAAAAGTGGACACTAGGCTGTATCACGAGAGGTGGGCTCAGAGCAACACCGCCCTTGTGATTGGTGGAGAGACGCATGGACTCAGTCTGGAAGCTCTGCAATTGGCTGAGAAAACATTGGGCCAAAGGCTTTTCATCCCTGTGGTTCCTTGGGTGGATAGTCTCAACTCGGCGATGGCAGCCAGCATCCTTCTCTTTGAAGGCAGGAGGCAGCTGTTAAACCTAACAGAGACATCTGAAAAGAAAGTTAAAGCTTGA
- the glod4 gene encoding glyoxalase domain-containing protein 4: MAVRRALHFVFKVGDRGKTATFYRDVLGMKILRHEEFEEGCKATCNGPYDGKWSKTMVGFGAEEDHFVAELTYNYGVGEYRLGNDFLGLTLQSSQAVSNAKRLGWPLSEVGEALYLAEAPGGYRFYLVDKEQPPNDPVQKVCLAVSDLERSTHYWSSLLGMQVMERNEEKKTVLLGFGDSQCKLELHDIGGKVDHGTAFGRIAFSCPRKQLTDIEALMKKENQKILTPLVSLDTPGKATVEVVILADLDDHEICFVGDEAFRQLSMIDPNGNALLDKAMAEDKSDEWFAKHNKQKASA; this comes from the exons ATGGCTGTACGGCGAGCTCTGCATTTCGTTTTTAAAGTGGGGGACAGAGGCAAAACAGCCACTTTCTACCGTGATGTGCTTGGCATGAAG ATTCTCCGTCATGAGGAGTTTGAGGAGGGCTGCAAGGCAACGTGTAATGG cCCTTACGATGGGAAATGGAGCAAGACCATGGTCGGTTTTGGTGCAGAAGAAGATCATTTTGTGGCTGAGCTGACCTACAATTATGGAGTTGGAGAATATCGACTAGGCAATGATTTCCTG GGGCTCACACTGCAGTCTAGCCAGGCTGTCAGCAACGCCAAGCGCCTCGGTTGGCCCCTGTCTGAGGTAGGAGAGGCTCTTTATCTGGCAGAGGCTCCGGGGGGATACCGCTTCTACCTGGTAGACAAAGAACAGCCTCCCAATG ACCCGGTGCAGAAGGTGTGCCTGGCAGTGTCTGACCTGGAGCGATCCACTCACTACTGGTCTTCCCTTCTGGGAATGCAGGTGATGGAGAGGAATGAGGAGAAAAAAACGGTGCTTTTGGGATTTGGAGACAGTCAG tGCAAGCTGGAGCTCCATGATATTGGCGGTAAAGTTGATCATGGAACAGCTTTCGGGCGGATTGCATTTTCATGTCCTCGGAAGCAG TTAACTGACATCGAGGCCCTCATGAAAAAAGAGAACCAGAAAATCCTCACTCCGTTGGTCAGCCTTGATACCCCTGGGAAGGCAACAGTAGAAGTGGTCATTTTAGCCGACCTA GATGACCATGAGATATGTTTTGTTGGAGATGAAGCATTCAGACAACTCTCAATGATAGACCCCAATGGAAATGCTTTGCTAGATAAG GCAATGGCTGAAGACAAAAGTGATGAATGGTTTGCCAAACACAACAAGCAGAAAGCCTCTGCATAA